In Acanthochromis polyacanthus isolate Apoly-LR-REF ecotype Palm Island chromosome 15, KAUST_Apoly_ChrSc, whole genome shotgun sequence, a single genomic region encodes these proteins:
- the LOC110967580 gene encoding homeobox protein vent1-like: MVKYFSVDWLAQSHHSGTTEEEHRAGMDTPVTSRPHIPCMVQPSPPTLGKSYLQPKPKSSKPTENMEPVEKKGDQDSRLCSPLHLTNCSSPILETSGYSSGYESEAASSECLSLDEGMEAEKDGPRRRVRTKFTPEQISKLEKIFNKHRYLDAGERVKTAQKLSLTETQVRTWFQNRRMKRKRELQDYPSPQVIFQHLPLVQCQGMAGQRPLYAATDRAFYPLPVPQLLLRQQMPLQHPPHLMIHPRFY, encoded by the exons ATGGTGAAGTACTTTTCTGTGGACTGGCTGGCCCAGAGCCACCACAGCGGCACCACGGAGGAGGAGCACAGAGCTGGCATGGATACCCCGGTAACCTCCAGACCTCATATTCCCTGCATGGTGCAGCCGAGCCCTCCGACTTTGGGCAAAAGTTACCTGCAGCCAAAACCCAAATCATCAAAGCccacagaaaacatggagcCTGTGGAGAAGAAAGGAGACCAGGACTCCAGGCTGTGCTCACCTTTACATCTAACAAATTGCTCGTCACCAA TTTTAGAAACCAGTGGTTATTCCTCCGGGTACGAGAGCGAAGCAGCCTCCTCCGAGTGTCTGTCTTTGGATGAGGGCATGGAGGCGGAGAAAGACGGACCACGGCGCCGTGTGCGCACAAAGTTCACTCCCGAGCAGATCAGCAAACTGGAAAAGATCTTCAACAAGCACAGATACCTGGATGCTGGCGAGAGAGTGAAGACAGCGCAGAAGCTCAGCCTCACAGAAACCCAG GTGAGGACCTGGTTCCAGAACAGGAGGATGAAGCGGAAACGCGAGTTGCAGGACTATCCCTCCCCGCAAGTGATCTTCCAGCATCTCCCCCTGGTTCAGTGCCAAGGCATGGCCGGACAGCGACCTCTCTATGCCGCCACGGACCGGGCCTTCTACCCACTCCCCGTCCCGCAGCTGCTCCTCCGGCAGCAGATGCCTCTTCAGCACCCGCCTCATCTCATGATCCACCCACGTTTTTACTGA